Proteins encoded within one genomic window of Chrysemys picta bellii isolate R12L10 chromosome 6, ASM1138683v2, whole genome shotgun sequence:
- the SLC25A51 gene encoding mitochondrial nicotinamide adenine dinucleotide transporter SLC25A51 has translation MMDSEDLVITSSKQDIAHHIVKVSSGKHYFCGYCAAFTNIAITFPIQKVLFRQQLYGVRLREAVYQLQKDGIRNLYRGLLPPLMQKTTTLALMFGLYEDFSSLLQRHTNAPELVTCSVAAVLAGTSEALLTPFERVQTLLQDYKHHDRFTNTYQAFRVLKDYGIKEYYRGLVPILIRNGPSNVLFFGLRGPIKQCLPEATSYSAHLVNDFICGGLLGAMLGFLFFPINVVKARMQSQIGGEFQSFPKVFMKIWLERDRKLTHLFRGAHLNYHRSIISWGIINATYEFLLKLL, from the coding sequence ATGATGGATTCAGAAGATCTTGTCATAACAAGTTCAAAGCAAGATATTGCTCATCACATTGTAAAAGTTAGCTCAGGTAAACATTACTTTTGTGGATATTGTGCAGCCTTCACCAATATAGCAATCACCTTTCCCATCCAGAAGGTCCTCTTTCGACAACAACTGTATGGAGTGAGATTAAGGGAGGCAGTATATCAGTTACAGAAAGATGGAATCCGAAACCTGTACCGTGGACTCCTCCCTCCATTAATGCAGAAAACTACAACTCTTGCCCTGATGTTTGGCTTGTACGAGGATTTCTCCTCCCTGCTCCAGAGGCACACAAACGCACCTGAACTTGTGACTTGCAGTGTGGCAGCAGTGCTTGCAGGAACATCAGAAGCTCTTCTTACACCTTTTGAGCGGGTCCAGACTTTGCTTCAGGACTACAAACATCATGACAGATTTACAAACACTTACCAGGCTTTCAGGGTGCTAAAAGACTATGGAATTAAAGAATATTATCGGGGTTTGGTACCTATTCTGATCCGAAATGGACCGAGTAATGTACTCTTTTTTGGCCTGCGAGGACCCATCAAGCAGTGTCTTCCCGAAGCAACTTCTTATAGTGCTCATTTGGTCAATGACTTTATCTGTGGAGGGCTGTTGGGTGCCATGTTGGGATTCTTGTTTTTTCCAATTAATGTTGTAAAAGCTCGCATGCAGTCTCAAATTGGTGGGGAATTTCAGTCTTTTCCAAAAGTTTTCATGAAGATTTGGCTGGAACGTGATAGAAAACTGACACATCTTTTCAGAGGAGCCCATCTGAATTACCATCGC